TTTGATTCCACACAATAAACATCGTGAGTTTATGCTCTCTACGACTATTCCGGCTGTTGTCAGTGTTGGACTTAATCTCTTGTTAATTCCTCCATTTGGCTTTGTTGGGGCCTCAATTGTATCTGTTCTAACAGAGGCTTTGGTATGGTTCATTCAATTGTACTTCAGCCTTCCTTACCTCAAGGAAGTACCGATTCTTGAGTCTATGGCAAAAATTGTATGCGCATCTGCTATGATGTATGGCTTGTTGCTAAGTGCAAAACCATTCTTGCATTTTCCACCTACTTTAAATGTTCTTGTGTATGCAGTGCTTGGTGGCCTCATTTACCTTCTTGCTATTCTAGTTTTGAAAGTGGTAGATGTTAAAGAATTAAAAGAAATAATAGGAAAAAATTAGAAATGAAGAAAACACGGAATATAAACTTAGACTTGATAAAAGTAATTGCTTGTATAGGAGTTGTTTTTCTTCATACTACGATGCCAGGGTTTAAGGAAACAGGGCGATGGAATTACTCATCTTATTTATATTATCTAGGTACTTATTCAATTCCCTTGTTTTTTATGGTAAATGGTTATTTATTATTGGGTAAGAGCAAGATAACATATCCCTATATACTACATAAAATAAAATGGGTTCTAATAACAGTGTCTTCATGGACCGTTATCATTTGGTTTCTTAAAAGAGACTTCACAATTAATCCAATTAAAAAAATTTTGGCTTCTTTGATACAAAAGGGTTATTTCTTCCAATTTTGGTTTTTCGGCTCACTAATACTTATTTATTTATGCTTGCCGATATTGAAGAAGTATTTACATTCAAAAAGAAGTTATTTATACTTTCTATCTGTATTAACAATTATTGGTTTGATTTTTGAATTGATAAATTTTTTGCTTCAAATGCCAGTCCAAATTTATGTTATACAGACGTTTAGATTATGGACTTGGTTCTTTTACTACATTTTAGGTGGTTTTGTAGCACAATTCAATATAGATAATTTAAAATCAATCTTTAAGGGATGGATGAAAATAGTTAGCATACTTTTGTTATTGATTTCACCGATAATATTATTTTTCATAGCAAAAACTACTTATCATAATCTTTTTGCTGAATATTTTTATGACAATCTTTTGGTAAAAGTAATTAGTTTAGGACTATTTCTTACCTTATTGACGCTAACCATTGATGCTTCTAAACATAGAATGATCTACTTGTTATCAGTCCAAACGATGGGGGTATTTATTATACATACCTATGTTATGCAAATATGGCAAAAGTTGATAGGGTTTAACATAGAAGGTGCACACTTATTTTTCCCTGTTTTCACATTAGTGATTAGTTTTCTAATAAGTATGATATTAATGAAAATCCCTTATATCAATCGAATAGTTAAATTATAAAAAGGAGTTTATAATGTACGATTATCTTATCGTTGGTGCTGGTTTGTCTGGAGCAATCTTCGCACATGAAGCTACAAAACGTGGCAAAAAAGTAAAAGTGATTGACAAGCGTGATCACATCGGTGGCAATATTTACTGTGAAGATGTTGAAGGTATCAACGTTCACAAGTATGGTGCTCACATTTTCCATACCTCAAATAAAAAAGTTTGGGATTATGTCAACCAATTTGCTGAGTTTAATAACTATATCAACTCACCAATTGCTAACTACAAGGGCAGTCTTTACAACCTTCCATTTAACATGAATACATTTTATGCTATGTGGGGCACTAAGACTCCGCAAGAAGTTAAGGACAAGATAGCTGAGCAAACGGCTGATATGAAAGATGTTG
The DNA window shown above is from Streptococcus salivarius and carries:
- a CDS encoding acyltransferase translates to MKKTRNINLDLIKVIACIGVVFLHTTMPGFKETGRWNYSSYLYYLGTYSIPLFFMVNGYLLLGKSKITYPYILHKIKWVLITVSSWTVIIWFLKRDFTINPIKKILASLIQKGYFFQFWFFGSLILIYLCLPILKKYLHSKRSYLYFLSVLTIIGLIFELINFLLQMPVQIYVIQTFRLWTWFFYYILGGFVAQFNIDNLKSIFKGWMKIVSILLLLISPIILFFIAKTTYHNLFAEYFYDNLLVKVISLGLFLTLLTLTIDASKHRMIYLLSVQTMGVFIIHTYVMQIWQKLIGFNIEGAHLFFPVFTLVISFLISMILMKIPYINRIVKL